ATGACGATCCGACCAGGGACGACCCGATCAGAGTCGAACACGGCGGTTGCAATCCGCACCGCGAGGCCGGACGACGCCGATGCCGTGCGGGCGGTGCTGGAGGCCTCCTATCCGGCACTGATGGCCGGCGCCTATCCGCCCGCCGTGCTGGCCGCGCTGCTGCCGCGGATGGTCGACGCGAACCCGCGCCTGCTTGGCTCGGGACGCTACTATCTAGCCGAGGTCGCCGGTGCGGTCGCCGGGTGCGGCGGCTGGAGCCGGGAACGGCCGGGCGGCGGTGCGGCCGAGCCGGGGCTCGGTCACATCCGGCACTTCGCGGTGCGGGCCGACAGGGCCGGCCGCGGCATCGGCCGCGCCCTGATGCAGCGCTGCCTTGCCGAAGCCCGCGCCGACGGCGTCGTCCTGCTCGAATGCTACGCCAGTCTGAATGCCGAAGGCTTCTATCGGGCGATGGGCTTCCGGACCGTCGGTCCCCTCGACGTGCGAATGGGACCGGGCCCGGCGCTGCCCAGCATGCTGATGCGACGGCCGGTCGGCGCATAGCCGCCGATCGGCCAAGAAATATGGAAAAAATGGCCTGCAGGGGTTGTAAT
This is a stretch of genomic DNA from Alphaproteobacteria bacterium. It encodes these proteins:
- a CDS encoding GNAT family N-acetyltransferase — its product is MTIRPGTTRSESNTAVAIRTARPDDADAVRAVLEASYPALMAGAYPPAVLAALLPRMVDANPRLLGSGRYYLAEVAGAVAGCGGWSRERPGGGAAEPGLGHIRHFAVRADRAGRGIGRALMQRCLAEARADGVVLLECYASLNAEGFYRAMGFRTVGPLDVRMGPGPALPSMLMRRPVGA